Proteins encoded within one genomic window of bacterium:
- a CDS encoding FUSC family protein has protein sequence MKRPDLLHGDLLGVRFALNVCIASAVLWYVLRHVADTNPIWAIASMIAAADPQVVEAKRMFRSRMINVLVGCAIGLLFLLVGGEKEWKLPLALGVAVLISSYVVRIQTMWRQAPITAAIVIAAGLMHESKLTGVEHGLHKVAEVIFGCLVGLAVSWLMATLWPVRATTG, from the coding sequence GTGAAGCGGCCGGACCTGCTCCACGGCGACCTGCTCGGGGTCCGCTTCGCGCTCAACGTCTGCATCGCGTCGGCGGTGCTCTGGTACGTCCTGCGCCACGTCGCCGACACCAACCCGATCTGGGCCATCGCGTCGATGATCGCGGCGGCCGATCCGCAGGTGGTGGAGGCCAAGCGCATGTTCCGCAGCCGCATGATCAACGTGCTCGTCGGCTGCGCGATCGGACTGCTGTTTTTGCTGGTCGGCGGCGAGAAGGAGTGGAAGCTGCCCCTCGCGCTGGGGGTGGCGGTGCTGATCTCCTCGTACGTCGTCCGCATCCAGACGATGTGGCGGCAGGCGCCGATCACGGCGGCGATCGTCATCGCCGCCGGGCTCATGCACGAGTCCAAGCTGACCGGCGTCGAGCACGGCCTGCACAAGGTCGCCGAGGTCATCTTCGGCTGCCTCGTGGGCCTCGCGGTGAGCTGGCTGATGGCGACGCTCTGGCCGGTTCGCGCGACCACAGGCTAG
- a CDS encoding type II toxin-antitoxin system prevent-host-death family antitoxin, with protein sequence MKQVKIAELKAGLSGYLAEVRNGERLLVCDRATPIAVLIPCGEVEDVEILPAKAPPIPLKQIRSVRLRKRVDVVAALRDSRDQR encoded by the coding sequence ATGAAGCAGGTCAAGATTGCCGAGTTGAAGGCGGGGCTGAGCGGCTATCTCGCCGAGGTGCGCAACGGCGAGCGCCTGCTGGTCTGCGATCGCGCCACCCCCATCGCGGTGCTCATTCCCTGCGGCGAGGTCGAGGACGTGGAGATCCTGCCGGCCAAGGCGCCCCCGATTCCGCTCAAGCAGATCCGGTCGGTACGGCTGCGCAAGCGGGTCGACGTCGTGGCGGCGCTGCGCGACAGCCGCGACCAGCGATGA
- a CDS encoding PIN domain-containing protein, translating into MIVYLDSSAVLRVILGQRPTLAGWGNWDAAYSSEILRVETRRTLDRLRLAGALDDAGVADAVAELGRVERTIGIVRIGRRILDRAGEPMATAVRTLDALHLASALAVRQRRAGDLLFATHDARQALAARALGFTCVGV; encoded by the coding sequence ATGATCGTCTATCTCGACTCGAGCGCGGTGCTGCGGGTGATCCTCGGCCAGCGGCCGACGCTGGCCGGCTGGGGCAACTGGGACGCCGCCTACAGCAGCGAGATCCTACGGGTCGAGACGCGGCGCACGCTCGACCGGCTGCGCCTGGCGGGCGCCCTCGACGACGCCGGAGTCGCCGACGCGGTCGCCGAGCTCGGGCGCGTCGAGCGCACCATCGGCATCGTCCGCATCGGCCGCCGCATTCTCGACCGCGCCGGGGAGCCGATGGCCACCGCCGTGCGGACGCTCGATGCGCTGCACCTGGCCAGCGCCCTGGCCGTCCGCCAGCGCCGCGCCGGCGACCTCCTCTTCGCCACCCACGACGCCCGTCAGGCGCTGGCGGCGCGTGCCCTCGGCTTCACCTGCGTCGGTGTCTGA